A genomic segment from Pseudomonadota bacterium encodes:
- a CDS encoding PAS domain S-box protein → MFNLKFIRGLVVLAVIAVLILPAYAYFLLAPSLKNFVVHNTEDEAVRVATHLAEMFVTSELIARENLPQNIDQIINNAKQDFGIRKVKIFSPLGEILYSTSPEDVGQINRKNYFHEIVATGNKFTKLVKKDTASEEGQYFLTDVVETYVPIMRSNAFAGAFEIYFDVTEHVSQLDKLLGNFNITLLPIAACLIAAMLFTLLRFRESFIERLRTERKLKENEERYRSLFEQSNDAILVSNDNGRIVEVNKRACKMLGLEKDNLSGMNVQDLINDRDRDQWSVVLQRTLAGENPKMETRVKTADDRTLDLTIRASGISRKRGLVQIILRDVTEYRQAEKEVKRGFQTQTVLNKLLHLSLEDLSLTETLELFIYYITSFPWLELEPKGAIFLVDEKPGTLKLHASRGLNEALLNICDTVPFGRCLCGKCALSGEVVFSNCIDAHHDNKYEGIQPHGHYCVPILSANKRLIGVFTLYIKHLAVRDKLAEETLQAAASVIAGVIQRKRAEEELQKAKDKLEIRVQERTVELEETNEQLETEIQEHRESEKALAIANNEKDELIINLFEIMYEMLANRDHSTFEHALRVSEISRRIGLELELSAEDMEVLKLGCLVHDIGKVAIPDDVLLKPGLFDRMDRNIMQVHTLVGASLFAKHHHDYRIRRIILHHHERLDGSGYPYGLKGDEIGLLERIVAVADVYEALVSRRPYKRPISRQRAIDILWYESREGRLDPDIVRIAEMVTETWSPLDISCEFRADYSQDLEVFRQMSYFREPLSDFYNYRYLLYLDDARLLARDDKPYHLILANFPEIKKFNKTMGFVKADQVLDEIGQKLHQTSEEFDARNGNRDNTVMLLRKGSDFLIYSECSDEEVEDLLEDISFHLENAKQDWGLDSKYHHYKFDNGYPADKALNRIFSVH, encoded by the coding sequence ATGTTTAATCTCAAGTTTATCAGAGGGCTTGTTGTTCTTGCGGTGATCGCGGTTCTGATCCTGCCCGCCTACGCCTATTTCCTTCTGGCGCCTTCACTGAAAAATTTCGTTGTCCACAATACCGAAGATGAGGCGGTCAGGGTTGCCACCCATCTGGCAGAGATGTTTGTCACTTCCGAGCTGATTGCCAGGGAGAATCTGCCGCAGAATATTGATCAGATCATCAACAACGCCAAACAGGATTTCGGGATCCGTAAAGTCAAGATTTTCTCACCTCTTGGTGAGATCCTCTATTCAACGAGCCCGGAAGATGTCGGCCAGATCAATCGCAAGAATTATTTCCATGAGATTGTTGCCACCGGCAACAAATTCACCAAACTGGTCAAAAAGGATACCGCATCCGAAGAGGGGCAATATTTCCTGACCGATGTGGTTGAAACATATGTTCCGATCATGCGGAGCAATGCTTTTGCCGGGGCTTTTGAGATTTACTTTGATGTTACCGAACATGTCTCCCAGCTGGACAAGCTCCTTGGGAATTTCAACATCACCCTGCTGCCGATTGCCGCCTGCCTGATAGCGGCGATGCTTTTCACGCTGCTCCGTTTCCGGGAGAGTTTTATCGAACGGCTGCGCACCGAGAGGAAGCTCAAGGAGAACGAGGAAAGGTACCGCTCTCTTTTTGAGCAGTCAAATGACGCAATCCTGGTCAGCAATGATAACGGGCGGATTGTGGAGGTCAATAAGCGGGCCTGCAAAATGCTGGGGTTGGAAAAAGACAATCTGTCGGGAATGAATGTTCAGGATCTCATCAATGACCGCGACCGTGATCAATGGAGCGTGGTCCTGCAGAGGACCCTGGCCGGAGAGAACCCCAAGATGGAAACAAGGGTGAAAACCGCAGATGACAGAACCCTTGATCTGACCATCCGGGCCAGTGGGATCAGCAGGAAGAGGGGGTTGGTGCAGATTATTCTCCGGGATGTTACCGAATACCGGCAGGCCGAAAAAGAAGTCAAGCGCGGTTTTCAGACCCAGACGGTTTTGAACAAGCTTCTCCATCTCTCCCTTGAAGACCTTTCGCTTACCGAAACACTTGAACTGTTCATTTACTACATCACCTCTTTTCCCTGGCTCGAACTTGAGCCCAAGGGAGCAATATTTCTGGTCGACGAAAAACCCGGCACCTTGAAGCTTCATGCCAGCAGGGGGCTGAACGAGGCGCTGCTCAATATTTGTGACACCGTTCCATTCGGCAGGTGCCTGTGCGGCAAATGCGCCCTGTCCGGCGAGGTTGTTTTTTCAAACTGTATAGACGCCCATCATGACAACAAGTATGAAGGGATTCAGCCCCATGGACATTACTGTGTGCCGATCCTCTCCGCGAACAAGCGGTTGATAGGTGTTTTTACCCTGTACATCAAACATCTGGCAGTTCGTGACAAGCTGGCGGAAGAGACCCTGCAGGCTGCGGCCAGTGTGATTGCCGGTGTAATACAGAGGAAAAGGGCGGAGGAGGAACTGCAGAAGGCCAAGGACAAGCTGGAGATCAGGGTCCAGGAACGTACTGTTGAACTGGAAGAGACCAACGAACAGCTGGAGACGGAAATTCAGGAGCATCGGGAATCGGAAAAAGCGCTGGCCATTGCCAACAACGAAAAGGATGAGCTGATCATCAACCTTTTCGAGATCATGTATGAAATGCTGGCCAACCGCGATCATTCTACCTTCGAACATGCGCTTCGCGTTTCCGAGATTTCACGGCGGATCGGCCTTGAGCTAGAACTTTCGGCAGAGGATATGGAGGTGTTGAAGCTCGGGTGTCTGGTCCATGATATCGGCAAGGTCGCTATTCCCGATGATGTGCTGCTGAAACCAGGTCTTTTCGACAGAATGGACCGGAATATCATGCAGGTCCATACTCTTGTCGGTGCAAGTCTCTTCGCCAAGCATCATCACGATTACCGGATCAGGCGGATCATCCTGCATCATCACGAACGGCTCGACGGGAGCGGATACCCCTATGGGCTCAAGGGGGATGAAATCGGTCTCCTGGAGCGAATTGTCGCGGTTGCCGATGTCTATGAAGCGCTGGTCTCCCGTCGCCCCTACAAGAGACCGATTTCCAGACAGCGGGCGATCGACATTCTCTGGTATGAATCCAGAGAAGGGCGGCTTGATCCCGATATTGTCCGGATTGCGGAGATGGTCACCGAAACCTGGAGCCCCCTCGACATTTCCTGTGAATTCAGGGCCGATTACAGTCAGGACCTTGAGGTCTTCCGGCAGATGTCATATTTCCGCGAGCCCCTGAGCGACTTCTACAATTACCGTTATCTGCTCTATCTTGATGATGCGCGATTGCTGGCCAGGGACGACAAGCCCTACCATCTCATTCTGGCTAACTTCCCGGAGATCAAGAAGTTCAATAAAACCATGGGGTTTGTCAAGGCCGACCAGGTCCTTGATGAGATCGGCCAGAAACTGCACCAGACCTCCGAAGAGTTCGATGCCAGAAACGGCAATCGGGACAACACGGTGATGCTGCTCCGCAAGGGGTCTGATTTCCTGATCTACAGTGAATGTTCCGATGAAGAGGTTGAAGATCTGCTGGAAGATATCAGTTTCCACCTGGAGAACGCCAAGCAGGACTGGGGGCTTGACTCCAAATACCATCATTATAAATTCGACAATGGCTATCCAGCCGACAAGGCCCTGAACCGCATATTCTCCGTGCATTAG
- a CDS encoding ribonuclease H-like domain-containing protein, whose translation MLTRTFIHLQGIGNRSEQELWHSGFHTWDELIESRPPFISPARWEYYKDGLAESRRRLSAKPSFFSKTLPARELWRIFPHFRPVTAYLDIETSGLGTSSYITTIAVYDGSKTRVYVQGENLDDFPADIMEYDVLVTYNGKTFDVPVIEQYFDMVLPQAHIDLRYILNSLGFKGGLKKCEQMLGLDRGDLDGVDGYTAVILWNTYRETGNRKALETLIAYNIRDSANLETLMVEAFNRHLQATPFYATLKIPVPVPVISGPEPDLELLRKLLDRQTSFLRY comes from the coding sequence ATGCTGACCAGAACCTTCATTCACCTTCAGGGAATAGGAAACCGCTCGGAACAGGAACTCTGGCATAGCGGTTTCCATACCTGGGACGAACTCATTGAGTCGAGACCACCGTTCATCTCCCCGGCACGATGGGAATATTATAAGGACGGGCTGGCGGAATCCCGTCGCAGACTATCGGCAAAGCCATCATTTTTCAGTAAAACCCTGCCGGCAAGAGAACTTTGGCGGATCTTCCCCCATTTCCGTCCGGTGACCGCGTATCTTGATATCGAGACCAGCGGCTTGGGCACCTCCTCCTATATAACCACCATCGCCGTTTACGACGGCAGCAAAACCAGAGTTTATGTTCAGGGGGAGAATCTCGACGACTTCCCCGCCGACATCATGGAGTATGACGTTCTGGTGACCTACAACGGCAAAACCTTTGACGTGCCGGTGATTGAACAATACTTCGACATGGTCCTGCCCCAGGCACATATTGACCTGCGATACATTCTGAACAGTCTCGGTTTCAAGGGGGGATTGAAGAAGTGTGAACAGATGCTCGGCCTTGACCGGGGCGATCTTGACGGCGTTGACGGATATACTGCGGTGATCCTCTGGAACACCTATCGGGAAACCGGCAACCGGAAAGCTCTGGAGACCCTGATTGCATACAACATCAGAGACAGCGCCAATCTTGAAACCCTGATGGTGGAAGCCTTCAACCGACACCTGCAGGCCACGCCCTTCTATGCAACCCTGAAGATCCCCGTCCCCGTGCCGGTCATTTCCGGTCCGGAGCCCGACCTGGAACTTTTAAGGAAACTGCTTGATCGCCAAACATCCTTCCTGCGTTACTGA